From one Labeo rohita strain BAU-BD-2019 chromosome 8, IGBB_LRoh.1.0, whole genome shotgun sequence genomic stretch:
- the gfpt1 gene encoding glutamine--fructose-6-phosphate aminotransferase [isomerizing] 1 has product MCGIFAYLNYHVPRTRREILEVLIKGLHRLEYRGYDSAGVGIDGGNSKEWETNSKSIHLIKQTGKVKALDEEIHKQQDIDLDVEFDVHLGIAHTRWATHGVPSPVNSHPQRSDKNNDFIVIHNGIITNYKDLKKFLESKGYEFESETDTETIAKLVKYMYDNRENDDITFATLVEQVTQQLEGAFALVFKSVHFPGEAVGSRRGGPLLIGVRSDHKLSTDHIPILYRSSGKDKKTCNTLPRMDEDTCLFPVDEKAVEYYFASDASAVIEHTNRVIFLEDDDIAAVRDGRLSIHRIKRTAGDHPARAIQTLQMELQQIMKGNFSSFMQKEIFEQPESVVNTMRGRVNFENNTVILGGLKDHIKEIQRCRRLIMIACGTSYHAGVATRQVLEELTELPVMVELASDFLDRNTPVFRDDVCFFISQSGETADSLLALRYCKERGALTVGITNTVGSSISRETDCGVHINAGPEIGVASTKAYTSQFVALIMFALLMCDDRISVQPRRREIIQGLKVLPDLIKEVLSLDEEIQKLAAELYQQKSVLIMGRGYHYATCLEGALKIKEITYMHSEGILAGELKHGPLALVDKLMPVIMIIMRDHTYTKCQNALQQVVARQGRPIVICDKEDYETISNSSRTIKVPHCVDCLQGILSVIPLQLLSFHLAVLRGYDVDCPRNLAKSVTVE; this is encoded by the exons ATGTGTG GCATCTTTGCATATCTGAATTATCACGTGCCTCGCACTCGGCGTGAGATCCTTGAGGTCCTTATTAAAGGTCTGCACCGACTGGAGTACCGTGGCTATGACTCCGCTGGTGTGGGTATTGATGGAGGAAACAGTAAGGAATGGGAAACCAACTCCAAGAGCATCCACCTGATCAAACAAACAGGAAAAGTCAAAGCCCTGGATGAAGAAATCCATA AACAGCAGGATATTGATCTTGATGTGGAGTTTGATGTGCACCTGGGAATCGCTCACACTCGATGGGCCACTCATGGCGTCCCCAGCCCGGTCAACAGCCACCCGCAAAGATCTGACAAGAACAACG ACTTTATTGTCATCCATAATGGAATCATCACCAACTACAAAGACCTGAAGAAGTTTCTG GAGAGCAAAGGCTATGAGTTTGAGTCTGAGACCGACACAGAAACCATCGCTAAGCTGGTGAAGTACATGTATGATAACCGGGAGAACGATGACATCACCTTCGCCACCCTCGTGGAGCAAGTCACCCAGCAACTA GAAGGAGCTTTTGCCCTGGTCTTCAAAAGTGTGCACTTTCCAGGGGAGGCAGTGGGCAGCAG GAGAGGAGGACCATTACTGATCGGAGTTAGAAGTGACCACAAGCTGTCCACAGATCACATCCCCATCCTGTATCGCTCCT CTGGTAAAGATAAAAAGACCTGCAATACTCTGCCCAGGATGGACGAGGACACGTGTCTATTTCCTGTGGACGAGAAAGCCGTGGAGTACTACTTTGCATCTGATGCCAG TGCTGTCATCGAGCACACCAATCGGGTCATCTTCCTCGAGGACGATGATATCGCAGCAGTGCGTGACGGgcgtctatccatccatcggATCAAGCGCACAGCAGGAGATCACCCGGCCCGTGCCATCCAGACGCTTCAGATGGAGCTGCAGCAGATCATGAAGG gaAACTTCAGTTCCTTCATGCAGAAGGAGATCTTCGAGCAGCCGGAGTCTGTGGTCAACACTATGCGAGGAAGAGTTAACTTTGAGAACAACACAG tGATTTTGGGAGGGCTGAAAGACCACATTAAAGAGATCCAGAGATGTCGGAGGCTCATCATGATCGCCTGTGGGACAAGTTACCATGCTGGAGTTGCA ACTCGTCAGGTACTGGAAGAACTGACCGAACTTCCTGTCATGGTGGAGCTGGCTAGTGATTTCCTGGATCGAAACACGCCTGTCTTCCGAGATGATGTGTGCTTTTTCATCAGCCAGTCAG GAGAGACGGCAGACAGCCTGTTGGCTCTGCGCTACTGTAAGGAGAGAGGTGCCCTGACGGTGGGCATCACCAACACCGTGGGCAGCTCCATCTCCAGAGAAACAGACTGTGGTGTTCACATCAATGCTGGTCCAGAGATTGGTGTGGCTAGCACCAAG GCATACACAAGTCAGTTTGTGGCTCTCATCATGTTCGCCCTGTTAATGTGCGATGACAGAATCTCAGTGCAGCCACGCAGACGAGAGATCATACAAGGCCTCAAAGTGCTGCCAG ATCTAATCAAGGAGGTGTTGAGCCTGGACGAGGAGATTCAGAAGTTGGCTGCTGAGCTGTATCAGCAGAAGAGTGTTCTCATCATGGGCCGAGGATACCACTACGCCACCTGTCTGGAGGGAGCTTTG AAAATTAAGGAGATCACATACATGCATTCAGAGGGTATATTGGCTGGAGAGCTGAAGCACGGCCCACTGGCTTTAGTGGACAAACTCATGCCTGTCATAATGATCATCATGAGAGACCACACATACACTAAGTGCCAAAACGCACTGCAGCAGGTCGTGGCAAGACAG GGCCGTCCGATTGTGATCTGTGATAAAGAAGACTACGAGACCATCAGCAATTCCAGCCGCACCATCAAAGTGCCTCACTGTGTGGACTGTCTGCAGGGAATCCTCAGCGTCATCCCACTACAGCTGCTCTCCTTCCACCTCGCTGTGCTCCGCGGATACGAC GTCGATTGCCCAAGAAACCTGGCCAAGTCTGTGACTGTTGAGTAA